A region of Aquila chrysaetos chrysaetos chromosome 13, bAquChr1.4, whole genome shotgun sequence DNA encodes the following proteins:
- the MXD1 gene encoding max dimerization protein 1 isoform X3, translating to MLRSLQKAACFPRRSTHNEMEKNRRAHLRLCLEKLKGLVPLGPEASRHTTLSLLTKAKLHIKKLEDYDRKAVHQIDQLQREQRHLKRQLEKLGIERIRMDSIGSTVSSERSDSDRGETPALGAERGRPARGLACRVVTLTVPLAEEIDVDVESTDDLPADLDWSSSSSPSDSDERGSLQSVCSDEGYSSSGVKRLKLQSNRKPSLGL from the exons gtcGACACACAACGAGATGGAAAAGAACAG GCGTGCCCATCTGCGGTTGTGTTTGGAGAAGCTGAAAGGGCTGGTACCCCTCGGACCCGAAGCCAGCAGACACACCACCCTGAGTTTACTAACGAAGGCTAAATTGCACATCAAG AAGCTTGAAGACTATGACAGGAAAGCCGTACACCAAATAGACCAGCTGCAGCGGGAGCAGCGGCACctgaaaaggcagctggagaagCTGGGGATAGAGAGGATAAGGATGGACAGTATCGGCTCCACTGTTTCTTCGGAGCGCTCCGACTCGGATAGAGGTGAGACCCCCGCGCTCGGGGCAgagcggggccggccggcgAGAGGTCTGGCCTGTCGTGTTGTAACACTAACCGTTCCTCTTGCAGAAGAGATAGACGTGGACGTGGAGAGCACGGACGACCTTCCCGCGGACCTCgactggagcagcagcagcagcccaagTGACTCGGACGAAAGAGGGAGCCTGCAGAGCGTCTGTAGCGATGAGGGCTATTCCAGCTCTGGCGTGAAGAGGTTGAAGTTGCAGAGCAATCGCAAGCCTTCTCTCGGTCTATAA
- the MXD1 gene encoding max dimerization protein 1 isoform X4 gives MGASRSTHNEMEKNRRAHLRLCLEKLKGLVPLGPEASRHTTLSLLTKAKLHIKKLEDYDRKAVHQIDQLQREQRHLKRQLEKLGIERIRMDSIGSTVSSERSDSDRGETPALGAERGRPARGLACRVVTLTVPLAEEIDVDVESTDDLPADLDWSSSSSPSDSDERGSLQSVCSDEGYSSSGVKRLKLQSNRKPSLGL, from the exons gtcGACACACAACGAGATGGAAAAGAACAG GCGTGCCCATCTGCGGTTGTGTTTGGAGAAGCTGAAAGGGCTGGTACCCCTCGGACCCGAAGCCAGCAGACACACCACCCTGAGTTTACTAACGAAGGCTAAATTGCACATCAAG AAGCTTGAAGACTATGACAGGAAAGCCGTACACCAAATAGACCAGCTGCAGCGGGAGCAGCGGCACctgaaaaggcagctggagaagCTGGGGATAGAGAGGATAAGGATGGACAGTATCGGCTCCACTGTTTCTTCGGAGCGCTCCGACTCGGATAGAGGTGAGACCCCCGCGCTCGGGGCAgagcggggccggccggcgAGAGGTCTGGCCTGTCGTGTTGTAACACTAACCGTTCCTCTTGCAGAAGAGATAGACGTGGACGTGGAGAGCACGGACGACCTTCCCGCGGACCTCgactggagcagcagcagcagcccaagTGACTCGGACGAAAGAGGGAGCCTGCAGAGCGTCTGTAGCGATGAGGGCTATTCCAGCTCTGGCGTGAAGAGGTTGAAGTTGCAGAGCAATCGCAAGCCTTCTCTCGGTCTATAA